A portion of the Candidatus Roseilinea sp. genome contains these proteins:
- a CDS encoding virion core protein, whose protein sequence is MARIIDVIEWPDQGPNDIVKRVPEQGSGDIRLGSQVIVRGAQVAVFYRDGKALDMFTEGRHTLTTMNLPLLSGLIGLATNSRTPFPAEVYFVTTKEFVDMKWGTPGEITTPDAVLGMVQLRAFGTYSMQIQDPQRFVNQIVGVQGIYTTSQIQDYLRSILVSEIASVMGATMKTKSLLDLAALQADLGAAIQAKAADDFAAIGIALKKVYVVSIQPGEETAKAIATRSAMGAVGATYTQYQAGQAMREAAQNPGGGAGVGVGLGAGIGIGQAMADAIRQGMQQPPQPPAQPAGQPPPAGGTAAAPATKAQIEQALIQLDLRLANGEISEATYHKLRENLEQALQNAMR, encoded by the coding sequence ATGGCTCGAATCATTGATGTGATTGAATGGCCGGATCAAGGGCCCAACGACATCGTCAAGCGCGTGCCGGAGCAGGGCAGCGGCGACATTCGCCTAGGCTCGCAGGTGATTGTGCGCGGGGCGCAGGTCGCTGTCTTCTACCGCGATGGCAAAGCGCTGGACATGTTCACCGAAGGGCGTCACACGCTGACGACGATGAACTTGCCGCTGTTGTCCGGCCTGATCGGCCTGGCGACGAATTCGCGCACGCCCTTCCCGGCCGAGGTGTACTTCGTCACCACGAAGGAATTCGTGGACATGAAGTGGGGCACCCCCGGGGAGATTACGACGCCGGATGCGGTGCTCGGCATGGTGCAGTTGCGCGCTTTTGGCACCTATTCCATGCAGATCCAGGATCCGCAGCGCTTCGTCAATCAGATCGTCGGCGTGCAGGGCATCTACACCACCTCGCAAATCCAGGATTATCTGCGCAGCATCCTGGTCAGCGAGATCGCCAGCGTGATGGGCGCGACGATGAAGACCAAGTCGCTGCTGGACTTAGCGGCGCTCCAGGCCGACCTTGGGGCAGCCATCCAGGCCAAGGCAGCGGACGACTTCGCAGCCATCGGCATTGCGCTGAAGAAGGTGTATGTCGTCAGCATTCAGCCTGGAGAGGAGACGGCGAAGGCCATTGCCACCCGCAGCGCGATGGGCGCGGTCGGCGCGACCTATACGCAGTATCAAGCCGGCCAGGCGATGCGCGAAGCGGCGCAGAATCCGGGCGGCGGCGCGGGGGTGGGCGTCGGCCTGGGCGCCGGCATCGGCATCGGCCAGGCCATGGCCGATGCCATCCGGCAAGGGATGCAACAGCCGCCGCAGCCACCCGCACAGCCAGCGGGGCAGCCGCCCCCCGCCGGCGGCACGGCGGCTGCCCCGGCCACGAAGGCTCAAATCGAGCAGGCGTTGATTCAACTCGACTTGCGCCTGGCGAACGGCGAGATCAGCGAAGCAACCTACCACAAACTGCGCGAGAATCTAGAGCAAGCCCTGCAGAATGCGATGCGCTAA
- a CDS encoding D-glycerate dehydrogenase translates to MSKPRAFISRRIPQPAIDLIAAACDYGIWDDLRAAPRDVFLREAAQSDGVLVMPSEQINEAFLDAAPRVKIVANMAVGYDNIDVPALTRRGVLATNTPDVLTETTADIAWALLMAAARRVVEGHKTMEAGQWGAWHPFYMLGQDVYGATLGIVGAGRIGAAVARRAKAFNMRVLYHNRRRAPHLEVALGAEYRAFDDLLRESDFVVMTAPLTDETRGLFGAREFALMKDTAVFVNVARGGVVKEADLVEALKRGRPWAAGLDVFEVEPTPKDNPLFGLPNFVGTPHIGSATLRTRTAMAMLAAQNLVNVLTGKPPLTPINALPNRV, encoded by the coding sequence ATGTCCAAACCCCGTGCGTTCATCTCCAGGCGCATTCCCCAGCCTGCGATTGACCTCATCGCCGCCGCCTGCGACTACGGCATCTGGGACGACTTGAGGGCCGCTCCACGCGATGTCTTCCTGCGCGAGGCCGCGCAGTCGGACGGCGTGCTGGTGATGCCGAGCGAGCAGATCAACGAGGCGTTCCTCGACGCAGCGCCGCGCGTCAAGATCGTCGCCAACATGGCCGTCGGCTACGACAACATTGACGTGCCGGCGCTCACCCGGCGCGGCGTGCTGGCGACGAACACGCCCGACGTGCTGACCGAGACCACTGCCGACATCGCGTGGGCGCTGCTCATGGCCGCTGCGCGTCGCGTGGTCGAGGGACACAAGACGATGGAGGCCGGCCAATGGGGCGCGTGGCATCCCTTCTACATGCTCGGCCAAGACGTATACGGCGCGACCCTCGGCATCGTCGGCGCAGGACGGATCGGCGCAGCCGTAGCTCGGCGGGCGAAGGCGTTCAACATGCGCGTGCTGTATCACAACCGCCGGCGCGCGCCCCATTTGGAAGTGGCGCTGGGCGCCGAGTACCGCGCCTTCGACGACCTGTTGCGAGAGAGCGACTTCGTAGTCATGACGGCGCCGCTCACCGACGAGACGCGCGGCCTGTTCGGCGCGCGCGAGTTTGCGTTGATGAAGGACACCGCCGTGTTCGTCAACGTCGCGCGCGGCGGCGTGGTGAAGGAAGCCGATTTGGTGGAGGCGCTGAAGCGCGGCCGGCCGTGGGCGGCCGGCCTGGACGTGTTCGAGGTAGAGCCGACGCCCAAGGACAACCCGCTCTTCGGGTTGCCCAACTTCGTCGGCACGCCGCACATCGGCAGCGCCACATTACGCACGCGCACGGCGATGGCCATGTTGGCCGCGCAGAACCTGGTCAACGTGCTCACCGGCAAGCCGCCGCTCACGCCCATCAACGCGCTGCCGAATCGGGTTTGA
- a CDS encoding nicotinamidase produces MSLATKSRPFIAYVEDWLNRLPTAKLSKLIGDPARVAVASVDIINGFCTVGPLASPRVQGIVKPIVKLFRDCYDAGVRHFILTQDAHEPDAVEFKQYPPHCVRGHIEAQTAPELRKLPFAGEFVVFEKNSISSAENTGLDRWLDAHPDVTTFIVVGDCTDLCTYQLAMHLRLRANAYQQRETRVIVPENCVQTYDTPVKTAQKLGVPAHDGDLLHAIFLYTMWTNGVEVVKKITR; encoded by the coding sequence ATGTCTCTGGCGACGAAATCTCGACCGTTCATCGCCTACGTCGAGGATTGGCTGAACCGGCTGCCGACGGCGAAGCTGTCGAAGTTAATCGGCGATCCAGCGCGGGTCGCTGTGGCCTCGGTGGACATCATCAATGGCTTCTGCACCGTCGGCCCGCTGGCCAGCCCGCGCGTGCAAGGCATCGTCAAACCCATCGTCAAGCTCTTTCGCGACTGCTACGACGCCGGCGTGCGCCATTTCATCCTGACGCAGGACGCGCACGAGCCGGACGCCGTGGAGTTCAAGCAGTATCCGCCGCACTGCGTGCGCGGCCACATCGAAGCACAAACTGCGCCGGAGTTGCGCAAACTGCCTTTCGCCGGCGAATTCGTCGTATTCGAGAAGAACTCGATTTCTTCGGCGGAGAATACCGGCCTCGATCGCTGGCTGGACGCGCATCCCGACGTGACGACGTTCATCGTCGTCGGCGACTGCACCGACCTGTGCACGTATCAGCTCGCCATGCATCTGCGCCTGCGCGCCAACGCGTATCAGCAGCGGGAGACGCGCGTGATCGTGCCGGAGAACTGCGTACAGACCTACGACACGCCGGTGAAGACGGCGCAGAAGCTCGGCGTTCCGGCGCACGATGGCGATCTGCTGCATGCGATCTTCCTCTACACCATGTGGACGAACGGCGTGGAGGTGGTGAAGAAGATCACGCGATAA
- the coaE gene encoding dephospho-CoA kinase: protein MPRLLIGLTGNIATGKSTVARMLRELGAVVIDADQVAREVVRPGQPALDQIVRAFGSGVLLPNGELDRPKMARLVFGDADRLKQLEAIIHPAVREAMWRAIRAQPDDAVVVIEVIKLFESGWARECDQVWVTHCPPEMQVARLVSDRGLSLTEARMRIEAQNPQADKLARADVVIDTSGSLEDTRRQVETAWMAARC, encoded by the coding sequence ATGCCGCGCCTGCTCATCGGCCTCACCGGCAACATCGCAACGGGCAAAAGCACCGTCGCCCGCATGCTGCGCGAACTCGGCGCGGTCGTCATTGACGCCGATCAGGTTGCGCGCGAGGTCGTGCGCCCGGGGCAGCCGGCGTTGGATCAGATCGTGCGCGCCTTTGGGTCGGGCGTGCTCCTGCCCAACGGCGAGCTTGACCGCCCCAAGATGGCGCGCCTTGTGTTCGGCGATGCGGATCGGCTCAAACAGCTAGAGGCGATCATCCACCCAGCCGTGCGTGAAGCGATGTGGCGCGCCATCCGCGCGCAGCCGGACGATGCGGTGGTGGTCATTGAAGTCATCAAACTCTTCGAGAGTGGCTGGGCGCGCGAGTGCGATCAGGTGTGGGTAACGCATTGTCCGCCGGAGATGCAAGTGGCGCGGCTGGTGAGCGACCGCGGCCTTTCCCTCACGGAGGCGCGCATGCGCATCGAGGCGCAAAATCCACAAGCCGATAAGCTCGCGCGAGCCGATGTGGTGATTGACACGTCGGGCAGCTTGGAAGACACTCGTCGGCAGGTGGAGACCGCTTGGATGGCCGCGCGATGCTAG
- the ilvE gene encoding branched chain amino acid aminotransferase encodes MNITIEPLGPNARPPLVEKPVFGKTFTNRMFSQWWTEEKGWHDAKIGPYQPLSLDPATAVLHYAQEIFEGTKAYRRPDGHINLFRPWENVARFNRSADRMAMPQIDPEAHLEAIVELVRLEHAWVPSGEGESLYIRPVMIAMDVGLGVYASKSYLHYIIVGPAGAYFSTGFKPVSVFVSDQYVRAVRGGTGAAKTGGNYAASLRESERVKRLGYQQVLWLDAIERKYIEEVGAMNIAFVYGGKHIVTPELSGSILEGVTRDSVLKLAPDLGYTASEARLALSDVLRDIESGEITEVFGMGTAAVIAPVDKMGYCGKDYRVRHAPGPVADHLFKSLTDIQYGRVPDPYRWTHKIEVDGR; translated from the coding sequence ATGAACATCACGATTGAGCCGTTGGGGCCGAACGCGCGGCCGCCGCTTGTCGAGAAGCCGGTTTTCGGCAAGACGTTCACCAATCGCATGTTCAGCCAGTGGTGGACCGAGGAGAAAGGCTGGCACGATGCCAAGATCGGCCCCTATCAGCCGCTGTCGCTCGATCCGGCCACGGCCGTGCTGCACTACGCCCAGGAGATCTTCGAAGGCACAAAAGCCTATCGCCGTCCTGACGGGCATATCAACCTGTTCCGTCCCTGGGAGAACGTCGCGCGCTTCAACCGCTCCGCCGATCGCATGGCGATGCCGCAAATAGATCCCGAAGCGCATCTGGAAGCGATCGTCGAGTTGGTGCGGCTGGAGCACGCGTGGGTGCCCAGCGGCGAGGGTGAGTCGCTCTACATCCGCCCGGTGATGATAGCCATGGACGTGGGCCTGGGCGTATATGCCAGCAAGAGCTACCTGCATTACATCATCGTCGGCCCCGCCGGGGCCTACTTCTCCACGGGCTTCAAGCCGGTTTCTGTGTTCGTGTCGGATCAGTATGTGCGCGCTGTGCGCGGCGGCACCGGCGCGGCCAAGACCGGCGGCAACTACGCCGCCAGCCTGCGCGAGAGCGAACGGGTGAAGCGCCTGGGCTATCAGCAAGTGCTGTGGCTGGATGCGATCGAGCGCAAATATATCGAGGAAGTGGGCGCGATGAACATCGCGTTCGTCTACGGCGGCAAACACATCGTCACGCCTGAGCTGTCGGGCAGCATCCTCGAAGGCGTGACGCGCGATTCGGTGCTCAAGCTGGCGCCCGATCTGGGCTATACGGCGTCGGAAGCGCGCCTGGCGTTGAGTGATGTGCTGCGCGACATCGAATCCGGCGAGATCACCGAGGTGTTCGGCATGGGCACGGCCGCGGTGATTGCGCCGGTGGACAAGATGGGCTACTGCGGCAAGGATTACCGGGTGCGCCATGCGCCGGGCCCGGTCGCCGATCATCTCTTCAAAAGCCTGACCGACATCCAGTACGGTCGCGTCCCCGATCCCTATCGCTGGACGCACAAGATCGAAGTGGATGGTCGGTGA